One Natrinema halophilum genomic window carries:
- a CDS encoding helix-turn-helix domain-containing protein encodes MPRARLSISLPDDVWIQQVSTAHPETEFEVVTALAGERAGIALINVTTDDPLPVLTAIEQQSNVVNLELLWKQAETALLQVEATSSPLLLPLWEAGIPIRLPFSIRNGTATWELVTSASRFSALGTALEEAGIGFELESVSEIGTTEADRLLTNRQREAVATALDAGYYETPREATLTDVADMLAISKATCSEILHRAEGNIISWFAEEEFDMGTGT; translated from the coding sequence ATGCCCCGGGCCCGACTGTCCATCTCGCTCCCAGACGATGTCTGGATTCAACAGGTATCGACGGCACATCCGGAAACGGAATTCGAGGTCGTGACGGCACTCGCAGGGGAACGTGCTGGTATCGCACTCATCAACGTGACGACCGATGATCCCCTCCCCGTGCTGACGGCAATCGAACAACAGTCGAATGTCGTCAACCTGGAATTGCTCTGGAAACAGGCTGAGACGGCGCTTTTGCAGGTCGAGGCGACCAGTTCGCCGCTCCTTCTCCCGCTGTGGGAGGCGGGCATCCCGATCAGGCTACCGTTCTCGATCCGAAACGGGACAGCGACATGGGAACTCGTCACGTCCGCATCGCGCTTTTCAGCGCTCGGGACCGCGCTCGAGGAGGCCGGCATCGGCTTCGAACTCGAATCAGTCTCCGAGATCGGGACTACTGAGGCCGACCGGCTGTTGACAAATCGCCAACGGGAGGCGGTTGCCACCGCACTCGATGCCGGCTATTACGAGACGCCGCGAGAAGCGACATTGACCGACGTCGCCGACATGCTAGCCATCTCGAAGGCAACGTGTAGCGAGATTCTCCACCGGGCCGAGGGGAACATCATCTCCTGGTTCGCCGAAGAAGAGTTCGATATGGGAACCGGGACCTAG
- a CDS encoding DUF7556 family protein translates to MSLTHSYRTGDSAEVMAAIDRTGERARLVISDVTRDGAWLTVPEAEAVTVKAWR, encoded by the coding sequence ATGAGTCTCACTCACTCGTATCGGACGGGCGATAGCGCCGAGGTAATGGCCGCGATCGACCGGACTGGCGAGCGCGCCCGTCTCGTCATTTCGGACGTGACGAGAGACGGGGCGTGGCTCACCGTTCCGGAGGCCGAGGCGGTGACGGTGAAGGCGTGGCGATAG
- a CDS encoding sugar phosphate isomerase/epimerase family protein, translating to MIRTGIQLYTLRELEGGLPTLLRRVGETDFDGVEFAGFGETPPDGAATVLEAVGLEAAGVHVGIDALEDDPGGAAETCAALDCDRVIVPYLDDSYFENAAAVQETATRLSALADRLAERRLALGYHNHDHEFVALEGDKRSAFECLIDETDDALSIELDVGWAHAAGYDPIALLERLEGRVPLVHLKDVADGRPVELGDGEVDIDACATAARDAGAEWLIYEHDDPADPAASLEKGARALAQFRD from the coding sequence ATGATCCGAACCGGGATCCAGTTGTACACACTGCGGGAGCTAGAAGGCGGACTTCCGACGCTGCTTCGCCGCGTCGGCGAGACCGACTTCGACGGCGTCGAGTTCGCAGGGTTCGGGGAGACGCCGCCGGACGGAGCGGCGACCGTCCTCGAGGCGGTCGGCCTCGAGGCCGCCGGCGTTCACGTCGGAATCGACGCGCTCGAGGACGATCCCGGCGGAGCGGCCGAGACCTGCGCGGCACTCGACTGCGATCGCGTCATCGTGCCGTATCTCGACGACAGCTATTTCGAGAATGCGGCCGCCGTGCAGGAGACCGCAACCCGGCTCTCGGCACTCGCCGACCGGCTCGCAGAGCGCAGACTCGCGCTGGGATATCACAACCACGACCACGAGTTCGTCGCCCTCGAGGGCGACAAGCGGAGCGCCTTCGAGTGCCTGATCGACGAGACCGACGACGCCCTGTCGATCGAACTCGACGTGGGCTGGGCGCACGCGGCGGGGTACGATCCGATCGCGCTGCTCGAGCGACTCGAGGGGCGCGTCCCGCTGGTCCATCTCAAGGACGTCGCCGACGGCCGGCCGGTCGAACTCGGCGACGGAGAGGTCGACATCGACGCCTGTGCGACGGCGGCACGCGACGCCGGCGCCGAGTGGCTGATTTACGAACACGATGACCCCGCGGATCCGGCTGCCTCGCTCGAGAAGGGGGCGCGAGCACTCGCGCAATTCCGGGACTGA
- a CDS encoding response regulator has product MSTHVSREQVAILLVEDNPGDVRLIREAFKAAGFATTFHTVTDGDTALEFLREQAAAESGPDIDLMLLDLNLPRTNGFDVLEAIKDNSELTSLPVLVLTSSEATEDIVKSYELCANAYLTKPTNPDEFEKIVRAVEAFWIDEATLPPVPS; this is encoded by the coding sequence GTGTCTACCCATGTTTCCAGGGAGCAAGTCGCTATCTTGCTCGTCGAAGACAATCCCGGTGACGTCCGCCTGATACGGGAAGCGTTCAAAGCAGCGGGATTCGCGACGACATTTCATACGGTTACCGACGGCGACACCGCCCTCGAGTTTTTACGGGAACAGGCTGCTGCCGAATCGGGGCCCGACATCGATCTGATGTTGCTTGATCTGAACCTTCCGAGGACGAACGGGTTCGACGTTCTCGAGGCGATCAAAGATAATTCGGAACTGACATCGCTACCGGTTCTCGTGCTTACGAGTTCGGAAGCGACCGAAGACATCGTCAAAAGCTACGAATTGTGTGCGAACGCCTACTTGACCAAGCCGACCAATCCCGACGAGTTCGAAAAGATCGTCCGAGCAGTCGAAGCGTTCTGGATCGACGAAGCGACGCTGCCGCCGGTTCCCTCGTGA
- a CDS encoding SPW repeat domain-containing protein has product MSNTPTDPEANRTTETDRRYNTLNTDTMQWVSAIVALAGLGLVAYPFIFEATEAAIWNDTLTGTAIFLLAGYNFVRLSRDRLASVGVASLTTLLGLWALVSPAVIQMGSGVLATTTAAGGLIVAALSAYNAYANSKADTPEHAPARA; this is encoded by the coding sequence ATGAGTAACACACCAACCGATCCAGAGGCGAATCGCACCACCGAGACCGACCGTCGCTACAACACGCTCAACACGGACACGATGCAGTGGGTGAGCGCGATCGTCGCCCTGGCCGGGCTCGGACTCGTCGCCTATCCGTTCATTTTCGAGGCCACGGAGGCGGCGATCTGGAACGACACCCTCACCGGGACGGCGATCTTCCTGCTCGCCGGCTACAATTTCGTCCGCCTGTCGCGGGACCGGCTGGCCAGCGTCGGCGTCGCCTCGTTGACCACGCTACTCGGGCTCTGGGCGCTCGTCTCGCCGGCAGTCATCCAGATGGGAAGCGGCGTACTTGCGACAACTACCGCTGCCGGCGGATTGATCGTGGCCGCCCTCTCGGCCTACAACGCCTACGCCAACAGTAAGGCCGACACCCCCGAACACGCTCCCGCTCGCGCTTAA
- a CDS encoding OBG GTPase family GTP-binding protein, which yields MGLEEEIEEIEDEIANTPYNKSTEAHIGRLKSKLAEKKEKLEKQQSGSGGGGGYSVEKHGDATVALVGFPSVGKSSLLNSVTNAESETGSYEFTTLDVNPGMLQHRGANIQMLDVPGLIEGAASGRGDGQQVLAVVRNADLIVFVLSVFEIEQYDRLREELYDINIRVDQEPPRVTVRPKIKDGIKITSSTDQDLDEKTIQDVLRDQGYVNADLNLQENVTIDRLVDGLMENREYIPSITCVNKVDLIEPSYKETVDEELRERDLDPENVTFISADKEKGLEALKDRIWENLGLIRVYMDKPGRGVDWEEPLVIDEGTTVGEAIEKLGGEMEERFRFARVTGPSATHDEQQVGKDHVLADEDVLKLILRR from the coding sequence ATGGGGCTCGAGGAGGAAATCGAGGAAATCGAGGACGAAATCGCCAACACGCCCTACAACAAGTCGACGGAGGCCCACATCGGCAGGCTGAAGTCGAAACTCGCGGAGAAAAAAGAGAAACTCGAGAAACAGCAGTCCGGTTCGGGCGGCGGTGGCGGCTATTCCGTCGAGAAACACGGCGATGCGACAGTTGCGCTGGTCGGCTTTCCGAGCGTCGGCAAGTCGTCGCTTTTGAACTCGGTAACCAACGCCGAGAGCGAGACGGGGTCCTACGAGTTCACGACGCTGGACGTCAATCCGGGGATGTTGCAACACCGAGGGGCGAACATCCAGATGCTCGACGTGCCGGGGTTGATCGAAGGCGCTGCTTCGGGTCGCGGTGACGGACAGCAGGTGCTCGCGGTCGTCCGCAACGCCGACCTAATCGTGTTCGTTCTCTCGGTGTTCGAAATCGAACAGTACGATCGGCTGCGCGAGGAACTGTACGACATCAACATCCGCGTTGATCAGGAGCCGCCGCGGGTCACCGTTCGACCGAAGATTAAAGATGGCATCAAGATCACCTCGAGCACTGATCAGGATCTCGACGAGAAGACCATTCAGGACGTCCTCCGCGACCAGGGCTACGTCAACGCCGATCTGAATCTTCAGGAGAACGTCACCATCGACCGGCTGGTCGACGGGCTGATGGAAAACCGGGAGTACATTCCGTCGATCACCTGTGTCAACAAAGTGGATCTGATCGAGCCCTCCTACAAGGAAACCGTCGACGAGGAACTTCGCGAACGCGACCTCGATCCCGAGAACGTGACCTTCATCAGCGCCGACAAGGAGAAGGGTCTCGAGGCACTCAAAGACCGGATCTGGGAGAACCTCGGACTCATCCGCGTCTACATGGACAAACCCGGCCGCGGCGTCGACTGGGAGGAACCCCTCGTGATCGATGAGGGCACGACCGTCGGCGAGGCCATCGAAAAACTCGGCGGGGAGATGGAAGAGCGATTCCGCTTCGCACGCGTGACAGGTCCCAGCGCAACCCACGACGAACAGCAGGTCGGGAAGGATCACGTCCTCGCAGACGAAGACGTACTAAAACTAATCTTGCGCCGATAG
- a CDS encoding Na+/H+ antiporter NhaC family protein, with product MADFGALSLVPPLLAIILAVVTRRPLLSLFLGIWSGAVIYTESLGIGQTFEWIVDAIIVNDGAHAQILLFTLLLGAGVALIWRLGGATAVRRWAIVRLETQRTVGMSAWFLGILLFFDDYANTAIVGSTMRELSDQMRISREKLAYVVDSTAAPVATLGISSWVAFQLSLIRSAYEDLGVESEAPGAFETFVGSIPYNTYALLAIVMVGIVVTSGRDYGEMLEAEHRARTTGNVTREGAQPLQKVEEDLGDPIDEQPMLRTFFAPIAVLIAVTLASAFWTGYRSWLSSQSEAGGPTSIGAAAGESGVTQVLVDIVGAGDFATALIWGSFAMVATAIAIGLAYGLFDIGDGVDTVIDGFELMLTAVTILVLAWTISSVAETLGTGAFVADLARGYLSAELLPVLVLFVSAFVAFTMGSSWATMGLVTPIAVEVAYEFGAGFDLVPVAVGAVFSGAIFGDHTSPISDTTVLSATFSGADLIDHVRTQLPYALTVFLVVVACYLLYGYLGVPPIVFLPLGAVSLVGLVAGLSRLDANRRGLEPVAGNSASNDAETKSERDAGSPEEPN from the coding sequence ATGGCTGATTTTGGAGCGCTATCGCTCGTGCCGCCGCTGCTCGCGATCATCCTCGCGGTCGTGACTCGTCGTCCACTGCTCTCGCTGTTTCTCGGTATCTGGTCGGGCGCGGTCATTTACACCGAGAGTCTCGGCATCGGACAGACGTTCGAATGGATCGTCGACGCGATCATCGTCAACGACGGTGCTCACGCCCAGATTCTTCTCTTTACGCTCCTGTTGGGGGCCGGCGTCGCACTTATCTGGCGACTGGGCGGCGCAACCGCCGTCAGACGATGGGCGATCGTTCGACTCGAGACCCAACGGACCGTCGGCATGAGCGCGTGGTTTCTCGGGATTCTCCTGTTTTTCGACGACTACGCAAACACCGCCATCGTCGGCAGTACGATGCGAGAACTCTCCGATCAGATGCGCATCTCTCGCGAAAAGCTCGCCTACGTCGTCGACTCCACGGCTGCACCCGTCGCGACGCTCGGCATCTCGAGTTGGGTCGCGTTTCAGCTATCACTGATTCGCAGCGCGTACGAGGACCTTGGCGTCGAGAGCGAGGCGCCGGGTGCCTTCGAAACGTTCGTGGGGTCGATCCCGTACAACACCTACGCGCTGCTGGCGATCGTCATGGTCGGCATCGTCGTCACGTCTGGGCGAGACTACGGCGAGATGCTCGAAGCCGAACACCGCGCACGAACCACCGGGAACGTCACCCGCGAGGGCGCACAGCCGCTCCAGAAGGTCGAGGAGGATCTCGGCGACCCCATCGACGAGCAGCCGATGCTTCGGACGTTTTTCGCGCCCATCGCCGTTCTGATCGCGGTGACGCTGGCGAGTGCGTTCTGGACCGGCTATCGATCGTGGCTCTCGAGCCAGTCGGAGGCTGGTGGACCGACGTCGATCGGCGCCGCGGCCGGCGAGTCGGGAGTCACGCAGGTGCTCGTCGATATCGTCGGTGCGGGGGACTTCGCGACGGCGCTGATCTGGGGATCGTTCGCCATGGTCGCGACCGCAATCGCGATCGGCCTTGCCTACGGCCTCTTCGATATCGGCGACGGCGTCGATACCGTCATCGACGGCTTCGAATTGATGCTGACAGCGGTGACGATTCTCGTACTGGCGTGGACGATCAGCAGCGTCGCGGAAACGCTCGGAACGGGAGCGTTCGTCGCCGATCTCGCCCGGGGATATCTATCGGCGGAGTTACTCCCCGTTCTCGTACTGTTCGTATCGGCGTTCGTCGCGTTTACCATGGGGTCGTCCTGGGCAACGATGGGGCTCGTCACGCCCATCGCCGTCGAGGTCGCGTACGAATTCGGGGCGGGATTCGACCTTGTTCCGGTCGCGGTCGGTGCTGTCTTCTCCGGCGCGATCTTCGGCGACCACACCTCACCGATCTCCGATACGACGGTGTTGTCGGCCACGTTCAGTGGTGCAGACTTGATCGACCACGTGCGCACGCAACTTCCCTACGCGCTGACCGTTTTCCTCGTCGTCGTGGCCTGTTATCTCCTCTACGGGTATCTCGGTGTCCCACCGATCGTCTTCCTGCCGCTCGGTGCCGTCTCACTCGTCGGCCTCGT
- a CDS encoding DUF790 family protein — translation MLTKDLLRISRAGGGYHPQFADREYRPLAARVIGTYQGHVGEPRANLEEALTALERDADDFKLIRGLSALLEREATFETETTIEPARARRAVFEAAEAVGVVSEDDRAMAFIRASESLDVSADDLETALYADLEERQVLTGVESRWDPDELIAQYNMSLAQTALFDATELRVRSSEPKALISAVKRLRLMYEIHRPKGRHATGNGSASDRTVVVTGPTHLFRSSRRYGTRFARLLRTVANASEWHLEATIDDRGTERTLELSHECPVRVPDAEPIADVSYDSSVESDFAARFANLDLDWNLVREPEPLATGTRVMIPDFAFEYDPAGATREGTPDGTDSSDGGYGDFRVFFEIVGFWTPEYVEKKLDQLADLEDVEMLTAVDESLGVGEEIAARDHRAIPYSGTVRVKDVADVLREYERQLVAESAARLPDELRPDEDAIALDVLATNYGVSADALADKSFPEHERIGRTLVRPTIIESLSEEIESGMTLADAEATFDDHDITDSSAILSHLGYRVEWDGLAGGTITER, via the coding sequence ATGCTGACAAAGGATCTGCTCCGCATCTCTCGGGCCGGCGGCGGCTATCATCCCCAGTTCGCCGACCGCGAGTATCGGCCGCTCGCAGCCCGCGTTATCGGGACGTACCAGGGCCACGTCGGTGAGCCGCGGGCGAACCTCGAGGAGGCGCTCACCGCTCTCGAGCGCGACGCCGATGATTTCAAACTCATCCGCGGGCTTTCAGCGCTGCTCGAGCGAGAGGCGACGTTCGAGACGGAGACGACGATCGAGCCCGCACGTGCACGCCGGGCCGTGTTCGAGGCTGCCGAAGCGGTTGGCGTCGTCAGCGAAGACGACCGTGCGATGGCGTTCATTCGCGCGAGCGAGTCGCTCGACGTGTCGGCGGACGACCTCGAGACTGCGCTGTACGCCGACCTCGAAGAGCGACAAGTTCTGACTGGGGTCGAGTCGCGGTGGGATCCGGACGAGTTGATCGCCCAGTACAACATGTCGCTGGCCCAGACCGCGCTGTTCGACGCGACTGAACTACGAGTGCGTTCGAGCGAGCCAAAGGCGCTGATCTCGGCGGTCAAGCGACTGCGGCTGATGTACGAGATTCACCGGCCCAAAGGGAGACACGCGACCGGAAACGGGAGCGCTTCGGACCGCACCGTCGTCGTCACGGGACCGACTCACCTCTTTCGTTCGTCTCGGCGCTACGGCACCCGCTTTGCGCGGCTCCTGCGAACGGTTGCGAACGCCAGCGAGTGGCACCTCGAGGCGACGATCGACGATCGCGGCACCGAACGAACGCTCGAGCTATCCCACGAGTGTCCCGTCCGGGTTCCCGACGCCGAGCCGATCGCGGACGTGTCGTACGACAGTAGCGTCGAGTCCGATTTCGCCGCTCGGTTCGCGAACCTTGACCTCGACTGGAACCTCGTTCGCGAACCGGAGCCGCTCGCGACGGGAACGCGCGTGATGATCCCCGACTTCGCGTTCGAGTACGATCCCGCAGGAGCGACCCGCGAGGGCACCCCGGACGGAACGGACTCGTCGGACGGTGGCTACGGCGACTTTCGCGTCTTTTTCGAAATCGTCGGATTCTGGACGCCGGAGTACGTCGAGAAGAAACTGGACCAGCTCGCGGACCTCGAGGACGTCGAAATGCTGACCGCCGTCGACGAATCCCTGGGTGTCGGCGAAGAAATCGCCGCCCGTGACCACCGCGCGATCCCGTACTCCGGGACAGTACGAGTCAAAGACGTCGCTGATGTCCTTCGGGAGTACGAACGCCAACTCGTGGCCGAGAGCGCAGCTCGGCTCCCAGACGAGCTCCGACCGGACGAAGACGCTATCGCGCTCGATGTGCTGGCTACAAACTACGGCGTCAGCGCAGACGCCCTCGCCGACAAGTCGTTTCCCGAACACGAACGGATCGGACGGACCTTGGTCAGACCTACTATCATCGAATCGCTTTCCGAGGAGATCGAATCAGGTATGACGCTGGCGGACGCCGAAGCGACGTTCGACGACCACGACATTACTGACTCGAGCGCAATACTCTCTCACCTCGGCTATCGCGTCGAATGGGACGGGCTCGCCGGCGGGACAATCACAGAGCGCTGA
- a CDS encoding DEAD/DEAH box helicase family protein, translating to MRVSMDGSATIELRYEDGTIRIDGLEASPVSPSTLQERIPDLESDPRTDSWRVPAIRYADARAVLTESDAVVDDHVFDFPSIPALHSTYELRDYQAKALEDWVETDRWADVEGLGSSLRAPAGVLELPTGSGKTVIALKAIERIAAPTLVVVPTIDLLEQWERELEREFDRPIGRFGGGEQRFEPITVSTYDSAYLKSDSVGDRFGCVIFDEVHRLGAEGYRDIARLLAAPARLGLTATFERLDGAHEVIEDIVGPVVHRVDVEALAGDHLADYDIRRLEVSLSPEEREEYERNQDVFSSYLAKSNIELRSGSDYQTLVKRSGNDPEARKALLARQRAREIMLSSETKLETLAEILDDHRDERVIVFTAHNDLAYDVSERFLIPAITHQTDSVVRDGRSEREYVLDRFRDGEYTRLVTTNVLDEGIDVPEASVGVILSGSGSEREFRQRLGRILRPKANGGRAVLYEIIAENTSEERIAKRRRG from the coding sequence ATGCGGGTTTCGATGGACGGTTCGGCGACGATCGAACTCCGATACGAGGACGGAACGATCCGTATCGACGGTCTCGAGGCCTCGCCTGTTTCGCCGTCGACGCTTCAGGAGCGAATCCCCGATCTTGAATCCGATCCGCGGACCGACAGCTGGCGCGTTCCGGCGATACGCTACGCCGACGCTCGAGCAGTCCTCACAGAATCGGACGCTGTTGTCGACGATCACGTTTTTGACTTTCCGTCCATCCCTGCTCTCCACTCGACGTACGAACTCCGCGACTATCAGGCAAAAGCGCTCGAGGACTGGGTAGAGACCGACCGGTGGGCCGACGTCGAGGGTCTCGGTTCGTCCCTCCGAGCGCCCGCCGGCGTTCTGGAGCTTCCCACGGGCAGCGGCAAGACCGTGATCGCGCTGAAGGCAATCGAACGGATCGCCGCGCCGACACTCGTCGTCGTCCCGACAATCGATCTGCTCGAGCAGTGGGAGCGGGAACTCGAGCGGGAGTTCGACCGACCGATCGGCCGCTTCGGCGGGGGCGAGCAGCGGTTCGAGCCGATCACCGTCTCGACGTACGATTCAGCGTACTTGAAGTCCGATTCGGTCGGTGATCGATTCGGCTGCGTGATCTTCGACGAGGTACACCGGCTTGGTGCCGAAGGATACCGCGATATCGCACGATTACTCGCCGCTCCGGCGCGCCTGGGGCTGACCGCGACGTTCGAACGACTCGACGGCGCCCACGAAGTGATCGAAGATATCGTCGGCCCAGTGGTCCACCGCGTCGACGTTGAGGCGCTGGCTGGAGATCACCTGGCAGACTACGATATTAGACGTCTCGAGGTCTCGCTCTCACCCGAAGAACGCGAGGAATACGAACGGAATCAGGACGTGTTCTCGTCCTACCTCGCGAAATCGAACATCGAGCTCAGAAGTGGCTCGGACTACCAGACTCTCGTCAAACGATCGGGAAACGACCCCGAAGCGCGCAAGGCATTGCTCGCACGGCAGCGCGCACGCGAGATCATGCTCAGTAGCGAGACCAAACTCGAGACGCTCGCCGAAATCCTCGACGATCACCGGGACGAGCGGGTCATCGTCTTTACGGCCCACAACGACCTCGCGTACGACGTCAGCGAACGGTTCTTGATTCCGGCGATCACCCACCAGACGGACTCCGTAGTAAGGGATGGTCGGAGCGAACGCGAGTACGTTCTGGATCGATTCCGCGATGGCGAGTACACCAGGCTCGTCACGACGAACGTGCTCGATGAAGGAATCGACGTCCCGGAAGCTAGTGTTGGCGTGATCCTTTCGGGAAGCGGAAGCGAACGCGAATTCAGGCAGCGTCTCGGCCGAATCCTTCGCCCGAAAGCGAACGGCGGACGAGCCGTTCTCTACGAAATAATCGCCGAAAACACGAGTGAAGAACGGATTGCGAAGCGTCGCCGTGGTTGA
- the trxA gene encoding thioredoxin: MTEDETLEEIRQQKLERLRSRTTEADAEETTRDSPSEPFPVQGSAELTETVNDHDVVLVDFHADWCGPCQMLEPVVETIAADTQAAVAKVDIDANQQLATEYGVRGVPTLVLFANGQPAERLVGMQTESQLRSVVESHL, encoded by the coding sequence ATGACCGAAGACGAAACTCTCGAAGAGATTCGTCAGCAGAAACTGGAGCGGCTTCGCAGCCGGACCACGGAAGCCGACGCGGAGGAGACGACTCGAGATAGTCCCTCCGAACCATTTCCAGTACAGGGATCGGCAGAGCTAACCGAAACCGTCAATGATCACGACGTCGTTCTGGTCGATTTCCACGCTGACTGGTGTGGTCCGTGCCAAATGCTCGAACCAGTCGTCGAAACGATAGCCGCTGATACCCAGGCAGCCGTAGCGAAAGTAGACATCGACGCCAATCAGCAACTCGCCACGGAGTACGGTGTCCGTGGCGTTCCGACGCTCGTTCTCTTCGCGAACGGACAACCAGCCGAGCGACTCGTCGGAATGCAAACCGAATCGCAGCTTCGGAGCGTCGTCGAGAGCCACCTGTAA
- a CDS encoding FAD-dependent oxidoreductase gives MADTFVVIGGDAAGMSAASKAKRENPDLKVIVLEKGEWVSYAACGMPYYVKGEVGSLNDLVTITAEEFRDERDVDLRTGHEVVDIDPEVETITVDSGGETYEQPYDDLLVATGASAIEPPFDGVGLEGVFTIHDMDEADAIEEYVTDRDLETAAIVGGGYVGIEMAEALSAHGITVHLYEMLPHVLQPFGETVAEVVEAHLREQDVELHLETAVSGFEGAERVDGVRLDDEVVPADIAIVGVGVAPNVELAETAGIDLGPTGAVATDEYGRTNYENVYAAGDCAEARNVVTGEPDHVPLALTANRAGRAIGETVTGSPTPIGDIAGTAIVKAFELGAARTGIVDEEQAREAGFDPVSVTISAQTRAHYYPDGAELTVTLLADRETGALLGGSVVGREGAKRIDTVATALHASMNVTELQNADLAYAPPFSPVWDPILTAAKVLGGKLER, from the coding sequence ATGGCCGACACCTTCGTCGTCATCGGCGGTGACGCGGCGGGAATGAGCGCAGCGAGCAAGGCGAAACGAGAGAATCCGGACCTGAAAGTGATCGTCCTCGAAAAAGGAGAATGGGTCTCCTACGCTGCCTGCGGGATGCCGTACTACGTCAAAGGTGAGGTCGGATCGCTGAACGATCTCGTCACCATCACCGCCGAAGAGTTCCGTGACGAGCGAGACGTCGACCTTCGGACGGGCCACGAAGTCGTCGACATCGATCCGGAAGTCGAAACGATAACCGTCGATTCCGGCGGCGAGACGTACGAGCAGCCGTACGACGATTTGCTCGTCGCGACCGGTGCGAGCGCGATCGAACCGCCGTTCGACGGCGTCGGACTCGAGGGAGTGTTCACCATTCACGACATGGACGAGGCCGACGCTATCGAAGAGTACGTCACCGATCGGGACCTCGAGACCGCGGCGATCGTCGGTGGCGGGTACGTCGGTATCGAGATGGCCGAGGCGTTGTCCGCCCACGGGATCACCGTGCACCTCTACGAGATGCTTCCACACGTCCTCCAGCCGTTTGGCGAGACGGTCGCCGAGGTCGTCGAAGCGCATCTGCGCGAGCAGGATGTCGAACTACACCTCGAGACCGCGGTTTCGGGCTTCGAGGGCGCCGAACGCGTCGACGGCGTGCGGCTCGACGACGAGGTCGTCCCCGCTGACATTGCGATCGTCGGGGTTGGTGTGGCGCCGAACGTCGAACTTGCGGAGACGGCGGGCATCGATCTCGGCCCGACCGGTGCGGTCGCGACCGACGAATACGGCCGCACGAACTACGAAAACGTCTACGCGGCAGGTGACTGTGCGGAAGCGCGAAACGTTGTCACCGGCGAGCCGGACCACGTCCCGCTGGCCCTGACGGCAAACCGCGCGGGGCGAGCAATCGGGGAGACAGTCACCGGTTCGCCGACGCCGATAGGAGATATCGCAGGAACCGCCATCGTGAAAGCGTTCGAATTAGGGGCCGCCAGAACAGGAATTGTAGACGAAGAGCAGGCCCGCGAAGCGGGTTTCGATCCGGTTTCGGTCACGATTTCGGCCCAGACGCGCGCCCATTATTACCCCGACGGTGCGGAACTCACCGTCACGCTGCTGGCCGACCGTGAAACCGGGGCCTTGCTCGGTGGCAGCGTCGTCGGTCGGGAAGGAGCAAAGCGCATCGACACGGTCGCGACGGCGCTTCACGCGTCCATGAACGTCACCGAATTGCAAAACGCGGACCTGGCGTACGCTCCACCGTTTAGCCCCGTCTGGGACCCGATCCTCACGGCGGCGAAAGTCCTCGGCGGGAAACTCGAGCGATAA